The Armatimonadota bacterium genome includes a window with the following:
- a CDS encoding 2-nitropropane dioxygenase, whose amino-acid sequence MGVGISTWPLARAVAQLGQMGVISGTVIEGVIAGRLQMGDPGGHLQRAFSNFPFRAIAERVWNEYFVEGGKDPDRPFKPVPMWSDRPSRKLTELAVVSAFSEVWLAREGHNGLVGMNLLTKIQLPTLALLFGAILAGVDCILMGAGIPRAIPQALEQLSLCREASLRLQVQGDTGGRVYEVHFDPREITGGIPVDLACPKFLAIIASDTLATSLYKKPEGKRVDGFVIEGPTAGGHNAPPRGGMQEFNERGEPVYGSRDDVDLEKIRELGLPFWMAGSYGTPEGLKKALEEGAEGIQVGTAFALSDESGMDPAIKQRLRQMASDGSLEVITRPRVSPTGFPIKIAELPGSLSDPEVYRNRQRICDRGYLRDAYVKADGTLGFRCPAEPVDIFVKKGGDVTETDGRVCLCNGLLATAGFAQVRRDGEAEELIVTLGEDLRAARVLLAGGKQSYSARDVVNYLLSGIGESAS is encoded by the coding sequence ATGGGGGTAGGCATCTCCACCTGGCCCCTTGCCCGGGCGGTGGCCCAGCTCGGCCAGATGGGAGTGATCTCGGGCACCGTCATCGAGGGAGTCATCGCCGGCCGTCTGCAGATGGGAGATCCCGGCGGTCATCTACAGCGCGCGTTTAGCAACTTCCCTTTCCGCGCCATCGCAGAGCGCGTCTGGAACGAGTATTTCGTGGAAGGCGGCAAGGACCCGGACAGGCCGTTCAAGCCCGTACCGATGTGGAGCGACCGGCCTTCACGCAAGCTGACGGAGCTGGCAGTGGTCAGCGCGTTCTCCGAGGTCTGGCTGGCGCGCGAGGGCCACAACGGGCTGGTGGGAATGAACCTGCTCACCAAGATTCAGCTTCCTACGCTGGCTTTGCTGTTCGGCGCGATACTCGCCGGGGTGGATTGTATCCTGATGGGGGCTGGCATCCCCCGGGCCATTCCGCAAGCTCTTGAGCAACTATCCCTCTGCAGAGAGGCATCCCTGCGCCTTCAGGTGCAAGGCGATACGGGCGGCCGGGTGTATGAGGTCCACTTCGATCCGCGCGAAATAACCGGCGGGATCCCGGTGGATCTGGCCTGCCCGAAGTTCCTGGCCATCATTGCGTCCGACACGCTGGCCACCTCTCTTTACAAGAAGCCTGAAGGCAAACGCGTGGACGGGTTCGTTATCGAGGGTCCCACTGCAGGAGGTCACAACGCTCCGCCGAGAGGCGGGATGCAGGAGTTCAACGAGCGCGGGGAGCCCGTCTACGGAAGCCGCGACGATGTTGACCTGGAAAAGATCCGTGAGCTGGGTCTTCCGTTCTGGATGGCCGGTTCCTACGGCACGCCCGAGGGGTTGAAGAAAGCCCTGGAGGAGGGGGCGGAGGGCATTCAGGTGGGTACCGCCTTCGCGCTGAGCGACGAATCAGGCATGGATCCCGCCATCAAGCAGAGGCTACGCCAGATGGCTTCCGACGGGTCCCTGGAAGTCATCACCCGACCGCGCGTGTCCCCCACCGGTTTCCCCATCAAGATCGCCGAGCTGCCGGGGTCGCTCTCCGATCCCGAAGTCTACCGCAACCGCCAGCGCATCTGCGATCGCGGGTATCTCCGCGACGCCTATGTAAAGGCGGACGGGACTCTGGGCTTCCGCTGCCCGGCCGAGCCTGTGGATATCTTCGTGAAGAAAGGCGGCGATGTCACGGAGACGGACGGCCGGGTCTGCCTGTGCAACGGCCTGCTGGCCACGGCCGGTTTTGCGCAGGTGCGCCGCGACGGCGAGGCCGAGGAGCTGATCGTCACTCTGGGCGAGGACCTGCGCGCGGCGCGGGTGCTTCTGGCAGGGGGGAAGCAGTCGTACTCCGCTCGCGATGTGGTGAACTACCTGCTGAGCGGCATCGGCGAATCTGCTTCCTGA
- a CDS encoding alpha-glucosidase/alpha-galactosidase, translating into MLKVAMIGAGSVGFTRRLFMDILAVPELRDTEFRFMDIAEEPLEMSAALCRKMAEDSGVATMVRATADRREALDGADYVFCMIRVGGLEAFAKDIEIPLKYGVDQCVGDTLGPGGVFYALRTIPVLLDIAADMRELCPDALLLNYSNPMAMNCWALRRAGGVRVVGLCHGVQHGAWQIAKALGIPLEEMQYVCAGINHQTWFIQVCHRGQDLTSRIPEAMAADEDIRRHDPLRLDVLQRFGYYSTESNGHLSEYLPWYRKGPDRDRYLDYSIWPGGETGGYLRASRETAEDYRKNYPKWLSGELDQIRLGDRSVEHGSYILEALETGRVYRGCFNVENTGLITNLPDGCTVELPCIVDSTGIHPQFVGDLPMQCAATCRASISVQEMAVEAALTGDRRLVRLAVLHDPLTGALCTPDQVWTMVDEMFRELAPWLPQFRG; encoded by the coding sequence ATGTTGAAAGTCGCGATGATCGGAGCCGGTAGCGTCGGCTTTACCCGCCGCCTGTTCATGGATATCCTGGCCGTGCCGGAGCTGCGGGACACCGAGTTCCGTTTTATGGACATTGCGGAGGAGCCGCTGGAGATGTCCGCTGCGCTGTGCCGCAAGATGGCCGAGGATAGCGGCGTGGCGACTATGGTCAGGGCCACTGCAGACCGCAGAGAGGCGCTGGACGGCGCGGATTATGTGTTCTGCATGATCCGGGTGGGCGGCCTGGAAGCCTTTGCAAAGGATATCGAGATCCCCCTGAAGTACGGCGTGGACCAATGCGTGGGCGACACTTTGGGGCCGGGCGGGGTGTTCTATGCGCTGCGCACCATTCCGGTGCTGCTGGATATCGCCGCCGACATGCGAGAGCTTTGCCCTGATGCACTGCTGCTGAACTATTCGAACCCGATGGCCATGAACTGCTGGGCGCTTCGCAGGGCAGGAGGAGTGCGGGTGGTGGGGTTGTGTCACGGCGTGCAGCACGGCGCGTGGCAGATCGCCAAGGCGCTTGGCATCCCGCTGGAAGAGATGCAGTATGTCTGCGCGGGCATCAATCATCAGACCTGGTTCATCCAGGTCTGTCATCGGGGGCAGGATCTCACCTCGCGCATTCCTGAGGCTATGGCCGCAGATGAGGACATCCGCAGGCACGATCCGCTCCGTTTGGACGTGCTCCAGCGGTTCGGCTATTATTCCACGGAGTCCAACGGCCATCTTTCCGAGTATCTGCCCTGGTACCGGAAGGGGCCGGATCGGGACCGCTACTTGGACTACTCCATTTGGCCGGGCGGCGAGACCGGTGGTTATCTGCGGGCGAGCAGGGAGACAGCGGAGGATTACCGCAAAAACTACCCCAAGTGGCTGTCCGGGGAGCTGGATCAGATCCGATTGGGCGACCGCAGCGTGGAGCACGGTTCCTACATTCTTGAGGCCTTGGAGACGGGCCGCGTCTACCGGGGATGCTTCAATGTGGAGAATACCGGGCTCATCACGAACCTTCCTGACGGATGCACGGTGGAGCTGCCCTGCATTGTGGATTCCACCGGCATCCATCCCCAGTTCGTGGGCGATCTGCCGATGCAGTGCGCCGCCACCTGCCGCGCCAGCATCAGCGTGCAGGAGATGGCTGTCGAGGCGGCCCTGACCGGTGATCGCCGGCTAGTCCGGCTGGCGGTGCTGCACGACCCACTGACCGGGGCACTTTGCACCCCGGATCAGGTGTGGACGATGGTGGACGAGATGTTCCGCGAGCTTGCTCCTTGGCTCCCGCAGTTCCGCGGCTGA
- a CDS encoding UPF0721 transmembrane protein, translating to MTTLARLSGGHSWARLVSIGLAAGLLAGLMGVGGGVLMVPAMVYLLGYSQHEAHGTSLAIMVLLATVAAASYGILGSVNWLVAVTLIPGGMLGAFAGARATRRLPALQLKAIFSVFVLLTGLRMMTGGNGAPGAALLDGAGAALAGLGTGLVSGFLAGLLGIGGGIVMVPVMVLLLGITQQTAQGTSLLAIVPTAISGARTHYRLGHVDLGGAAGLALGGIPGSIAGSRIANALNAGTLKGVFGAFLLVMSVLMLLQTQAAMRKKQPESAAGEEETVV from the coding sequence GTGACTACGCTGGCCCGGTTGAGCGGCGGTCATTCCTGGGCGCGCCTGGTGTCGATCGGGCTGGCTGCCGGGCTGCTGGCCGGTCTGATGGGGGTGGGTGGCGGCGTGCTGATGGTCCCTGCGATGGTATATCTGCTGGGATACAGTCAGCACGAGGCGCATGGCACGTCACTTGCCATCATGGTCCTGCTAGCGACGGTGGCCGCCGCTTCGTACGGAATACTGGGATCCGTGAACTGGCTGGTGGCTGTCACGCTGATCCCCGGAGGGATGTTGGGGGCTTTCGCCGGGGCGCGAGCAACCCGCCGGCTGCCTGCTCTCCAGCTGAAAGCGATCTTCTCGGTTTTTGTGTTGCTGACCGGGCTGAGGATGATGACCGGCGGGAACGGCGCACCCGGGGCCGCTCTTCTGGACGGCGCGGGAGCGGCGCTGGCCGGGCTGGGAACGGGACTTGTGAGCGGCTTTCTGGCCGGGCTGCTCGGCATCGGAGGAGGCATCGTTATGGTGCCAGTGATGGTGCTTCTGCTGGGGATCACCCAGCAGACCGCCCAGGGAACCTCGCTTTTGGCCATAGTGCCGACAGCCATTTCCGGCGCGCGCACACACTACCGGCTGGGTCACGTGGACCTGGGAGGTGCGGCGGGACTTGCGCTGGGAGGCATCCCGGGAAGCATCGCCGGCAGCCGGATCGCCAACGCATTGAATGCAGGGACTCTGAAAGGAGTCTTCGGCGCTTTCCTGCTGGTGATGTCGGTGCTTATGCTGCTCCAGACACAGGCGGCCATGAGAAAAAAGCAACCGGAATCGGCCGCAGGAGAGGAAGAAACGGTGGTGTAA